CCCGCGCTCTGGCTGCTCTTCCAGGGTCAGCTGCTGAACCCGGAGTTCTTCCCCACGCTCGTCACCGACGGCGAGGGGCCGAAGGTGCAGCAGATCGTCACGATCGTCACCGGCTTCGTCATCGCCGGGGTCTCGGTGTGGGACATCATCGACGGGTTCCTGAAGGCCCGTCGCTGACCGGAAGGCTCAGCCGACCTGCTGGCCGCACATCCCGCACAGGCCCGACGGCGGCACCTCGATGAAGCAGTCCGGGCACAGCACAGCCGGCCGCTCCGGAATACTCGGGGCGGCCGGTTTGCGCGGTGCGGCGCTGCGCTGACGGCGCGCTCGGCCCTCGGGCTCGGGCGTCATACGCCGGGGCAGCGGGCGGTGGATGCCGCAGTAGAGACGCACGAACCCGGCCGGGTTGTTCGGGTGTCGCAGCTTCACCGCCCACAGGTCGGCGCGGTCCCGCGCGGGCTCGTCCACGGGGCAGGCCGCGCACCGTGCCGGTTCGCCCGGCATGGCCTCGTCGGCCCGGACCGGGGTGTCGAAGGGGAGGGCATCGCGCCAATCCGACGAAGTTCTGATCTGCATGGGCCGCTCTTCTCCGGCATCCATTCGGAATGAACACCCTCCCTTCCAGGATCGCACGGTTGGCTGAGCGCCGCGCGCCTCCGCGTAGGCTGGGCAGGTGACCGTTTCCGAGCTGTTCGACCCTGCTGAATGGATGCCGGCACCCGGCGCCGAGGACTACACCGACATCACGGCGCACACCTCGACCGACGGCCGCATCGCGCGCATCGCGTTCGACCGACCCGAGGTGCGCAACGCGTTCCGCCCGCACACGGTCGACGAGCTGTACCGGGCGCTGGACATCGCCCGGCAGGACCCGAAGATCGGCGTCGTGCTGCTGACCGGCAACGGTCCGAGCCCCAAGGACGGCGGGTGGGCGTTCTGCTCCGGCGGCGACCAGCGCATCCGCGGGCGCGACGGCTACAAGTACTCCGAGGACGAGACGTCGGTGGCCGACCCCGCCCGCGCGGGACGACTGCACATCCTCGAGGTGCAGCGGCTGATCCGGTTCATGCCGAAGGTCGTCATCGCCGTGATCCCCGGCTGGGCGGCCGGCGGTGGGCACTCGCTGCACATCGTCTGCGACCTGTCGATCGCCTCGGAGCG
This DNA window, taken from Microbacterium invictum, encodes the following:
- a CDS encoding glucose-6-phosphate dehydrogenase, which codes for MQIRTSSDWRDALPFDTPVRADEAMPGEPARCAACPVDEPARDRADLWAVKLRHPNNPAGFVRLYCGIHRPLPRRMTPEPEGRARRQRSAAPRKPAAPSIPERPAVLCPDCFIEVPPSGLCGMCGQQVG
- a CDS encoding 1,4-dihydroxy-2-naphthoyl-CoA synthase, yielding MTVSELFDPAEWMPAPGAEDYTDITAHTSTDGRIARIAFDRPEVRNAFRPHTVDELYRALDIARQDPKIGVVLLTGNGPSPKDGGWAFCSGGDQRIRGRDGYKYSEDETSVADPARAGRLHILEVQRLIRFMPKVVIAVIPGWAAGGGHSLHIVCDLSIASERAQFKQTDADVGSFDAGYGSAYMARQVGQKTAREVFFLAEEYSAQRAYEIGAVNRVVPHAELEGEAIAMARTILGKSPTAIRMLKFAFNAVDDGMVGQQVFAGEATRLAYGTDEAVEGRDAFLEKRDPDWAPYPYHF